A genomic segment from Alistipes senegalensis JC50 encodes:
- a CDS encoding OmpA family protein: protein MSKLIARMFLSAMLCTVTFWGGNIRAEELPTRKSTEQQPTRWEHYNQYARWSFGANIGLPFFAGDFQSNSYDKLYWGIMADLQGGYQFTPVIGLRANLGYAQGKTGAKDFEQDYWLDPYGWGDYRPSPLSGSMQYKDLYSKVRSINFTLHADINLNNLIRPVPVGKRRWTVSVSPGIYFQKFYPDIFTRNGGHHFAVEHFNPLTVSLGGEAMLRWKTGRAIDLQARYGINWIHQNVFDGIATYRPRDNQNFMMHFSVGVVWKIGARHKKKDHLMYAPRYAAPPKDRGRIIDTVVVKMEPHVVMQERTVETPVEKAVWYYMPTIHFVRGSAEIDTKTYAEELDAMVRLLNEVPDTPVRIYGYADHSGTEQINKRLTQQRAEALRDYLIDKGIAPERIKTVKGMGIDSSLSGGEAYSLKARRVEVLR from the coding sequence ATGAGTAAACTGATCGCACGGATGTTCCTATCTGCCATGTTGTGCACCGTGACGTTCTGGGGCGGAAATATCCGGGCCGAGGAGCTCCCGACCAGAAAGAGCACGGAACAGCAACCGACACGGTGGGAACACTACAACCAATATGCAAGATGGAGTTTCGGTGCAAACATCGGACTGCCGTTCTTCGCAGGAGATTTCCAGAGCAACTCCTATGACAAACTCTACTGGGGTATCATGGCCGATCTGCAAGGAGGCTACCAGTTCACGCCGGTAATCGGCCTGCGCGCCAATTTAGGCTATGCTCAGGGCAAAACCGGAGCCAAGGATTTCGAACAGGATTATTGGCTCGATCCCTACGGCTGGGGAGATTACCGCCCGTCACCGCTGTCCGGAAGCATGCAATACAAGGACCTTTACAGCAAAGTGCGGAGCATCAACTTCACACTCCATGCCGACATCAATCTCAACAACCTGATTCGGCCCGTACCCGTTGGAAAACGCCGATGGACTGTATCCGTAAGCCCGGGAATCTACTTCCAGAAATTCTACCCCGACATATTCACCCGAAACGGAGGCCACCATTTCGCCGTGGAGCACTTCAATCCGCTGACAGTCAGCCTTGGAGGTGAAGCCATGCTGCGTTGGAAAACAGGTCGTGCCATTGACCTGCAAGCCCGTTACGGCATCAACTGGATACACCAGAACGTATTTGACGGCATCGCCACCTATCGTCCTCGCGACAATCAAAATTTCATGATGCATTTCTCGGTAGGTGTAGTGTGGAAGATCGGCGCACGCCACAAGAAGAAGGATCACCTGATGTACGCACCTCGCTATGCCGCTCCCCCGAAAGACCGCGGACGCATCATTGACACGGTCGTGGTGAAGATGGAGCCACACGTGGTGATGCAGGAACGCACCGTAGAAACGCCGGTGGAAAAGGCCGTATGGTACTATATGCCGACTATCCATTTCGTTCGCGGCAGCGCCGAAATCGACACGAAGACCTACGCCGAAGAACTCGACGCCATGGTCCGCCTGCTGAACGAAGTTCCCGACACCCCGGTACGCATCTATGGATATGCCGACCACAGCGGTACGGAGCAGATCAACAAGCGACTGACCCAGCAGCGCGCTGAAGCCCTGCGCGACTACCTGATCGACAAGGGAATCGCTCCCGAACGTATCAAGACGGTTAAGGGGATGGGCATTGATTCGTCTCTCTCTGGCGGCGAAGCCTATTCGCTCAAGGCCCGACGCGTGGAAGTTTTACGATAA